The following coding sequences are from one Culex quinquefasciatus strain JHB chromosome 1, VPISU_Cqui_1.0_pri_paternal, whole genome shotgun sequence window:
- the LOC6036505 gene encoding autophagy-related protein 16: MATAGSNWRDVIATRLRERNQEETARFADIIAFNNRLFDTATKLRQENLELKIDKKIRDSSAGLVGGGAGSDHLQLTAITNAQIQSLEKKCLAQQEELTELHKRKGEHSQMIITLNQKLTECQRALGEKERALVEQCSMNVSLREELDKLRAAHTTVLDEQPFLQLRANAAEEKLRAVQDENNKLLGLLMEYKSRDAEVMNRENDKFLKLKKAQIESELAGAIRDIAGPSGLGGGGGAMDRFDFGSDGFPEGIEFKFDVHDGEVNAVRWSPVEGVVATGGADRKVKLWDVSKGKWEPRGSLVGSNQGINSVEFDSTGSHILAASNDFASRVWSVADQRLRVSTDHFG, translated from the exons ATGGCCACGGCAGGTTCCAACTGGCGGGACGTGATCGCGACGCGGCTTCGCGAGCGCAACCAGGAGGAGACGGCCCGGTTCGCGGACATAATCGCCTTCA ACAACCGCCTGTTCGACACGGCCACCAAGCTGCGCCAGGAAAACCTGGAgctcaaaatcgacaaaaagatCCGCGACAGCTCGGCGGGCCTGGTCGGTGGCGGTGCCGGTTCCGATCACCTTCAGCTGACCGCCATCACGAACGCGCAGATCCAATCGCTGGAGAAAAAGTGTCTCGCCCAGCAGGAGGAGCTGACCGAGCTGCACAAACGGAAGGGCGAACACTCGCAGATGATCATCACGTTGAACCAGAAGCTGACCGAGTGCCAGCGGGCGCTGGGCGAGAAGGAACGCGCCCTGGTGGAGCAGTGCTCGATGAACGTGTCGCTGCGGGAGGAGCTGGACAAGCTGAGGGCGGCGCACACGACCGTGCTGGACGAGcaaccgttcctgcagctgcgGGCAAATGCCGCCGAGGAGAAGCTTCGGGCGGTTCAGGACGAGAACAATAAGCTGCTGGGGCTGTTGATGGAGTACAAGTCGCGGGACGCCGAAGTGATGAACCGGGAGAATGACAAGTTTCTGAAGCTGAAGAAGGCACAGATTGAGAGTGAACTCGCGGGGGCGATTCGGGACATTGCCGGGCCGTCCGGGCTCGGTGGGGGTGGTGGGGCGATGGATCGGTTCGATTTCGGGTCGGATGGGTTTCCGGAGGGGATCGAGTTTAAGTTTGACGTGCACGATGGTGAAGTGAACGCGGTTCGTTGGAGCCCTGTGGAGGGAGTAGTGGCCACGGGTGGGGCCGACCGGAAGGTCAAGCTGTGGGATGTTAGTAAAG GAAAATGGGAACCGCGCGGGTCGCTGGTCGGCAGCAACCAGGGCATCAACTCGGTCGAGTTCGACAGCACCGGGTCGCACATCCTGGCCGCTTCCAACGACTTTGCGAGCCGCGTTTGGAGTGTGGCGGATCAACGGCTGCGGGTGAGTACCGATCATTTTGGGTAG
- the LOC6036506 gene encoding uncharacterized protein LOC6036506 has protein sequence MSCFLLEDLPEMHVAATEAGFKLKLYKFPQVPADRKQWYTAIKRYIRKGRPCQPREFDQLCSLHFKPSDFIGTDLIEGSIPCVFSPLSTADLWKLNRKRAQARCCVPSCDTSAHYNLYPFVPAHDETDARLARKRYQLWVRTLQVAPCRTRPEVWICRRHFVYGFPAKLSDFLEVDWVPTLHLEGIPPNPCRECSVVLENLPAQQDRDRAPNLNTPFCRLCLEQNVPLQSMFLDSSAGQRLAELIRQFVNITVDLRHDSDSSVCIECLKKLAQMEEMVQVRARWNANNKLLERLRENNNQPEETVIKEDSHIQEMDSLPVVSIPLDTLFNSIFDPPKEETLPYEDFKEDLEQHNPAEISQDCLVVDPPAIETVDLTEIDERERLIRQAMRTLRKQLKPRKRKRSKTSQNTSSEPPRRKPCRNTRIG, from the exons ATGTCCTGCTTTTTGTTAGAGGACTTGCCTGAAATGCACGTAGCCGCAACAGAAGCTGGATTCAAGCTTAAACTCTACAA ATTTCCTCAGGTTCCAGCCGATCGGAAGCAATGGTACACTGCAATCAAACGCTACATAAGAAAGGGCCGTCCATGCCAGCCGCGGGAATTCGACCAACTGTGCTCCCTGCACTTCAAACCGTCGGATTTCATCGGAACGGATCTAATCGAGGGTTCGATTCCGTGCGTATTTTCTCCTCTCAGCACCGCGGACCTGTGGAAGCTGAATCGAAAGAGGGCCCAAGCCAGGTGCTGCGTTCCCAGCTGTGATACGTCCGCCCACTATAACTTGTACCCGTTTGTTCCGGCACACGACGAAACCGATGCCAGGTTGGCCAGAAAGCGGTACCAACTGTGGGTGCGGACACTCCAGGTGGCGCCTTGCCGAACCAGGCCGGAAGTGTGGATTTGTCGGCGACATTTCGTGTACGGATTTCCCGCCAAACTGAGCGACTTCCTCGAGGTTGACTGGGTTCCGACGCTGCATTTGGAGGGAATTCCTCCGAATCCCTGTCGGGAGTGCTCGGTTGTTTTGGAGAACCTTCCGGCCCAGCAGGACCGTGATCGCGCGCCAAATTTGAACACTCCGTTCTGTCGACTTTGCCTCGAGCAGAACGTCCCACTGCAGTCGATGTTCCTGGACAGCAGCGCGGGTCAGCGACTGGCCGAATTGATAAGGCAGTTCGTGAACATCACGGTTGACCTGCGGCACGACTCCGACAGCTCCGTTTGCATCGAGTGTCTGAAGAAGCTGGCCCAAATGGAGGAAATGGTTCAGGTCAGAGCGCGCTGGAACGCCAACAATAAACTGCTGGAACGGCTTCGTGAGAACAACAATCAGCCGGAAGAAACTGTCATCAAGGAAGATTCGCACATCCAGGAAATGGACTCACTGCCTGTAGTATCAATCCCACTGGACACGCTGTTCAACAGTATCTTCGACCCACCAAAGGAAGAAACCCTTCCGTACGAAGACTTCAAGGAAGATCTCGAGCAACACAATCCTGCCGAAATTTCACAAGACTGCCTAGTCGTAGACCCGCCCGCTATCGAAACCGTCGACCTAACCGAAATCGACGAACGCGAACGCCTTATCCGGCAGGCCATGCGCACTCTCCGCAAGCAACTCAAACCACGCAAACGAAAACGCTCCAAAACCAGCCAGAACACATCAAGCGAACCACCGCGTCGTAAGCCCTGCCGGAACACGCGAATCGGATAA